The segment GTGACTCTCCCCTTGGCCCCGACGGGTGATGGAGAGGGTCAACGCCGGTGCATCCAAGCCATACGCCGCCTTGGCTTCCAGACCAAGCACCCGGTCGATGCTGAGATTGGCCAGTTTTCGCACCAGGGTATCCACCTGGTCGGCGCGCAGGGTTTCCCCCCCTTCCAATCCAACCACCTGCCAGGGAGGGGTCAGATCGGAGTTCTCCTCCCCCCCCTCCACATCGGAGTCCACTACCACATCACTCTCAGGATCCCGGGTCAGGGTGAGGCCGGAAAGCTCCAGGCCGGTGACCTCTTCTTCGGGGAAGGTAAGAATCCGCTTGTTTTCCCACCTTTCAGCCTCGAAGGGGGCATCGTGGAGAGCCATTTTAACGCTGAAAACCCCGTCATCGCCATCCCCACGGGCATGAATCCGCCGCAAGCCGGGAGAGGTGCCGAAATAGAGCGTGCCTGCCACTCCCTCCCCCTGATGCAGGATAATGCGCCGCTCAAAAGCATCCTCACTCACCTTGAATCGCTGCAAGGCGCTGGCGGTGGTCGCTACCGGTAAACCGTGCCGAAGGGCGGCCAGGCGGGAGAGCAGGGCTTCGACTTTGTCTGAATCCGCCGGAAAACCAAAATGGTCCGGGAGCTGCCAGCCCGCCTCCCCTTTCACCAACACCACCTCTTCCCCTTCCCTACCCCCCTGAATCACCAC is part of the Magnetococcales bacterium genome and harbors:
- a CDS encoding DUF4340 domain-containing protein, which translates into the protein MDKQIRLLGILLVGQLALAVALFSTGADLQAVRPDTPLLEFATTDIHRVVIQGGREGEEVVLVKGEAGWQLPDHFGFPADSDKVEALLSRLAALRHGLPVATTASALQRFKVSEDAFERRIILHQGEGVAGTLYFGTSPGLRRIHARGDGDDGVFSVKMALHDAPFEAERWENKRILTFPEEEVTGLELSGLTLTRDPESDVVVDSDVEGGEENSDLTPPWQVVGLEGGETLRADQVDTLVRKLANLSIDRVLGLEAKAAYGLDAPALTLSITRRGQGESHYQVSGPLEGSFHVVKTSNRPEYFRIPQYAGETLLENAARNQLVASPVGEESPSEGNETVTEGMEAAPAVAMDALLPE